A window from Gossypium raimondii isolate GPD5lz chromosome 7, ASM2569854v1, whole genome shotgun sequence encodes these proteins:
- the LOC105794287 gene encoding pentatricopeptide repeat-containing protein At1g08070, chloroplastic, giving the protein MLRFPSTLSQMEKPIVSCSNIFTYSHSPPKLPLSSYIDINNPFHCLESCQSPRELKQLHALTLKTRPLQTQLISSKILSFLIPFSSPESVTYARELVNHLKPPYLQLHFYNSLIQALTNSSQAIALYGEMITKCIYPDTYTIPYVLKSCAQSHALEEGQQIHAHSIKFGLSSNVYVLNTLMRLYAVCGFTHSVKKLFDGSPERDLVSWTTLIQAFVKMGFAKEAIQAYFDMCRANLRPDKRTLVVILSACSRLGDLSLGTRIHENICDIHDIYSDVFVGNALVDMYMKCGDADSARKLFDKMPVKNVVSWNSMISGLVQQGQFKEALHVFHDMQRIGLRPDSVTLVAVLNACSNLGKLELGKWVHAYIDKNQIKADGFVGNALVDMYAKCGSAEQAFGVFQGMECKDVFSYTAMIVGFAMNGEAERALDIFAEMPMVGTKPDEVTFVGVLSACSHAGMVEEGWKHFEDMSRVYNLEPQTEHYGCMVDLLGRAGLISEAEVFIANMPIEPDAFVWGALLGACSIHGKVELGEAIMKKLVAIEPVRDGAYILMSNIYSSANRWKDALKLRKAMKERKMKKTPGCSLIEINGVVHEFRKGDKSHPRNEELRKVLGEMAIHLQNHGQFPTSNFIT; this is encoded by the coding sequence ATGCTTAGGTTCCCTTCCACCCTCTCCCAAATGGAAAAACCAATCGTATCTTGTTCAAACATTTTCACCTATTCTCATTCTCCTCCAAAACTCCCACTTTCCAGTTACATCGATATCAATAATCCCTTCCACTGTTTAGAATCATGCCAATCTCCCAGGGAACTTAAGCAACTGCATGCTTTAACCCTCAAAACAAGACCTCTCCAAACCCAACTCATTTCCTccaaaatattatcatttcTTATCCCTTTTTCTTCCCCTGAAAGCGTTACCTATGCTAGAGAACTTGTCAACCACTTAAAACCTCCTTATTTGCAACTGCATTTTTACAATTCCTTAATTCAAGCCCTCACGAATTCCTCACAAGCCATAGCATTATATGGCGAAATGATAACCAAATGTATTTATCCTGACACTTATACTATCCCTTATGTTCTAAAATCATGTGCCCAATCCCATGCCCTGGAAGAAGGCCAACAAATCCATGCACATTCCATTAAGTTTGGTCTTAGTTCCAATGTTTATGTTCTCAACACTTTGATGCGTCTTTATGCTGTTTGTGGGTTTACTCATTCTGTTAAAAAACTGTTCGATGGAAGTCCTGAAAGAGACTTGGTGTCTTGGACCACCCTTATTCAAGCTTTTGTTAAAATGGGTTTTGCCAAGGAAGCCATCCAAGCTTACTTTGATATGTGTAGAGCAAATTTAAGACCCGATAAAAGGACATTGGTCGTCATCCTTTCGGCTTGTTCTAGGTTAGGAGACTTGAGCTTAGGCACCCGAAttcatgaaaatatatgtgatattCATGATATTTATTCGGATGTTTTTGTTGGCAATGCATTGGttgatatgtatatgaaatgtggCGATGCGGACTCTGCTCGCAAGCTGTTTGATAAAATGCCTGTTAAAAATGTGGTTTCTTGGAATTCCATGATATCTGGCCTAGTTCAACAAGGACAATTCAAGGAAGCATTGCATGTTTTTCATGACATGCAAAGGATAGGTCTTAGGCCTGACAGTGTTACTCTAGTTGCCGTTTTGAATGCTTGTAGTAATCTTGGGAAGCTGGAGTTAGGAAAGTGGGTTCATGCATATAttgataaaaatcaaatcaaggcAGATGGGTTTGTAGGAAATGCGTTAGTGGATATGTATGCTAAGTGTGGAAGCGCAGAACAAGCTTTTGGTGTGTTTCAAGGAATGGAATGCAAAGATGTCTTTTCCTATACTGCCATGATTGTGGGATTCGCAATGAATGGAGAAGCCGAGAGAGCATTGGATATCTTTGCAGAGATGCCGATGGTAGGCACCAAACCAGATGAAGTGACATTTGTTGGTGTTCTTTCTGCATGTAGTCATGCAGGAATGGTAGAGGAGGGTTGGAAGCACTTTGAAGACATGTCAAGAGTTTATAATCTGGAACCTCAAACAGAGCACTATGGTTGTATGGTTGATCTTTTAGGCCGTGCTGGACTAATAAGTGAGGCAGAAGTATTTATAGCAAATATGCCAATTGAACCTGATGCATTTGTTTGGGGTGCACTACTAGGAGCTTGTAGCATTCATGGAAAAGTTGAGCTTGGGGAAGCCATAATGAAAAAACTTGTAGCTATCGAACCTGTAAGAGACGGAGCATATATACTCATGTCGAACATCTATTCGTCTGCAAATAGGTGGAAAGACGCACTAAAGTTGAGGAAGgcaatgaaagaaagaaaaatgaagaagacTCCTGGTTGTAGTTTAATCGAAATCAATGGTGTTGTTCATGAGTTCCGTAAGGGAGACAAATCACACCCTAGAAATGAGGAGTTAAGGAAGGTGCTGGGAGAAATGGCGATTCACTTACAGAACCATGGTCAATTTCCTACTAGCAACTTCATCACATGA
- the LOC105794280 gene encoding protein RETICULATA-RELATED 6, chloroplastic, producing the protein MKPHVHIITSNFSPSPPPHLLIPRRLPSFTRLLTLSLHPHDNPHDARRRSSAVSRRAVLVTPFLAPAGSLLLQQSQSLAEEITPPSPPVTSPPPKVVVEDALVSARIYDATAIGEPLAVGKDKSKVWEKLMNARIVYLGEAEQVPIRDDKELELEIVKNLENRCVENQRPLALALEAFPSDLQNQLDQFMAKRIDGEGLKSFVSHWSAQRWQEYEPILNYCRDNEVRLVACGTPLKILRTVQAEGIRGLSKAERKAYAPPAGSGFISGFSSISRRSTMENHFPTQSIPFGPSSYLSAQARVVDEYNMSQIILKEVSDGGATSLLVVVTGANHVQFGSRGTGVPARISKKIQKKNQVAILLNPERQYIRREGDVPVADFLWYSAARPCSRNCFDRAEIARVMNAAGRQREALPQDLQKGLDLGLVSPEVLQNFFDLEQYPLISELTHRFQGFRERLLADPKFLHRLAIEEAISITTTLLAQYERRKENFFEELDYVITDTARGIVVDFFTVWLPAPTISFLSNADGADNMDAIKGLLGSIPDNAFQKNLAGKDWNISHRLASVLVGGLKLASVGFISSIGAVASSNILYAVRKIFNPELVSNQQVKRSPILKTALVYGGFLGTSANLRYQIIAGIVEHRISDEFSSQIFLVNMLSFFVRTINSYWGTQQWVDLARFSGLQTRKNEQPSYLTSDSPNPAALECGAAEEANIDEFKNQ; encoded by the exons ATGAAACCCCACGTTCACATCATCACCTCTAATTTTAGTCCTTCACCCCCACCTCACCTTCTCATACCACGCCGTCTCCCTTCCTTTACTCGCCTCCTCACTCTCTCTCTCCACCCTCACGACAACCCCCACGATGCTCGCCGCCGCTCCTCCGCAGTCTCTCGGCGCGCCGTTTTAGTCACTCCGTTTCTCGCCCCCGCTGGCTCTCTCCTCCTACAACAATCCCAGTCCTTGGCCGAGGAGATAACGCCGCCTTCCCCTCCGGTGACTTCGCCTCCGCCTAAGGTGGTCGTAGAGGATGCGCTTGTGTCGGCGAGGATATACGACGCTACAGCTATCGGGGAGCCGTTGGCGGTGGGGAAAGATAAGAGCAAAGTGTGGGAGAAGTTGATGAATGCCAGGATTGTTTATTTAGGAGAAGCTGAGCAAGTTCCAATTAGAGACGATAAAGAATTGGAGCTTGAGATTGTTAAGAATTTGGAAAACCGCTGCGTTGAGAACCAGAGGCCGTTGGCTTTGGCTCTCGAAGCTTTTCCTTCCGATTTACAAAACCAACTCGATCAGTTTATGGCTAAAAG GATAGATGGAGAAGGGCTGAAATCTTTTGTTTCACATTGGTCAGCTCAAAGGTGGCAGGAGTATGAacccattttaaattattgtcgCGATAATGAAGTTCGCCTTGTTGCTTGTGGAACTCCATTAAAG ATCCTAAGGACTGTGCAAGCTGAAGGTATTCGTGGCCTCTCTAAGGCTGAGCGTAAGGCATATGCTCCTCCAGCTGGTTCAGGTTTCATATCAGGCTTTAGTTCTATTTCACGCAGATCGACTATGGAAAATCATTTCCCGACTCAGTCAATTCCCTTCGGTCCAAGTTCATATTTATCTGCACAAGCAAGAGTGGTTGACGAATATAACATGTCCCAAATTATTCTGAAAGAAGTTTCAGATGGAGGAGCCACAAGTTTGTTAGTAGTTGTGACTGGTGCAAACCATGTCCAATTTGGTTCTAGAGGGACAGGGGTGCCTGCCAGAATTTCAAAAAAGATTCAGAAGAAGAACCAAGTGGCTATTCTTCTTAATCCCGAAAGGCAATACATAAGAAGAGAGGGAGACGTCCCTGTTGCTGATTTCTTGTGGTATTCTGCAGCCAGACCTTGCAGTCGGAATTGTTTTGATCGTGCTGAAATTGCTCGAGTCATGAATGCAGCTGGCAGGCAGCGAGAAGCCCTACCCCAG GACCTTCAAAAAGGACTTGACCTTGGTTTAGTATCTCCAGAGGTCCTGCAGAACTTTTTTGATCTGGAGCAATATCCTCTTATTTCAGAGCTCACTCATCGCTTCCAG GGATTCAGGGAAAGATTGTTAGCTGATCCCAAGTTCTTGCATAGACTAGCTATAGAAGAAGCTATATCGATAACAACTACTCTCTTAGCACAGTATGAGAGGCGtaaagaaaatttctttgaaGAGCTTGACTATGTTATTACTGACACGGCCCGAGGAATAGTTGTTGATTTCTTTACCGTATGGCTTCCTGCCCCAACTATCTCATTCCTCTCAAATGCTGATGGAGCTGACAACATGGATGCTATAAAAGGTCTCCTTGGTTCAATACCCGATAATGCATTTCAGAAGAATCTTGCTGGGAAGGATTGGAACATCAGTCACAGATTAGCATCTGTGCTTGTTGGTGGTCTGAAACTGGCTAGTGTTGGATTTATTTCCAGCATTGGAGCTGTGGCTTCCTCAAATATTTTGTATGCAGTTCGAAAAATCTTCAATCCAGAATTGGTTTCTAACCAACAAGTTAAAAGATCACCTATACTCAAAACAGCTCTTGTTTATGGAGGCTTTCTAGGGACATCTGCAAATCTTCGTTATCAG attattGCTGGAATCGTGGAGCATCGAATTTCTGatgaattttcttctcaaatCTTTCTTGTGAATATGCTTTCCTTTTTTGTTCGGACTATCAATTCTTACTGGGGAACTCAG CAATGGGTTGATCTTGCTCGCTTCTCGGGATTGCAAACTCGGAAGAACGAACAACCTTCTTACCTGACTTCAGATTCTCCTAATCCAGCAGCACTGGAATGCGGTGCTGCAGAAGAGGCCAATATCGACGAATTCAAGAATCAGTGA